A DNA window from Planctomycetia bacterium contains the following coding sequences:
- a CDS encoding pilus assembly protein PilM translates to MARSPYVWGIDIGKSALKALRCRRPDSDSRELVAEAFDYIEYPTVLSQSDADPVELVRTALQEFLARNTVVGDQIAVAVPGQSGLTKFIKLPPIEAKKIPDIVRYEARQQIPFPLDQVIWDWQRLAGGMEEGGFVLDAEVAIFAMKRDQVVKALDPLTQAGIEVDILQLAPIALANMVMFDQLPDPATIDPDKPPQSIVLVATGVDSTDVVVTNGLRIWQRSMPIGGSTFSRALVKDLKLTFGKAEHLKRNAVRAEDPKAVFKAMRPVFGEFASELQRSLNYFTGADRGATIGKVLLLGNTTKLRGLSEYVAKQLQLDVQRLEKFNHLTGQAVLAAPAFRENRLAFGTAYGLALQAAGMAALRTNLLPPAIAVDRMVEAKKPAMLAGAIGLVVAALFCFAGSYVAWESYLPVHFTPVFAKAAEVTRTSQEAIGAFDSAREELRRTIGQQRPLIELQGRRAQTLDMYRAVMAVLPRDNLAAENPADRIQLHIDSLDCEYHADLQAWFAGVRRAWDKTEDWARTDGNAAAPAPAPAAPAPATPDAGIGQPPAPAGPVGPGWIVEVRGHHFRNEQRHKPKDGENFVHSTLIRGLLGRQNGVRVRMSTGKGSQEVSIADLGIGFPVVVEAEQPKTVEVAKPKPGMAASGGTEKIKLEEMRFKVQFAWQPTVPGLSPPPVPQPN, encoded by the coding sequence ATGGCCCGCAGTCCTTACGTGTGGGGCATCGACATCGGCAAATCGGCGCTCAAGGCGCTGCGCTGCCGCCGCCCCGACTCGGACTCCCGCGAACTGGTCGCCGAGGCCTTCGACTACATCGAATATCCGACGGTGCTCTCCCAGTCGGACGCCGATCCCGTTGAACTGGTCCGCACCGCGCTGCAGGAGTTTCTGGCACGAAACACGGTGGTCGGGGATCAGATCGCCGTCGCGGTGCCGGGGCAGTCGGGGCTGACCAAGTTCATCAAGCTTCCCCCGATCGAGGCCAAGAAGATCCCCGACATCGTCCGCTACGAGGCCCGGCAGCAGATCCCGTTTCCGCTCGACCAGGTGATCTGGGATTGGCAGCGGCTGGCGGGGGGCATGGAGGAGGGGGGCTTCGTCCTCGACGCCGAGGTGGCGATCTTCGCGATGAAGCGCGACCAGGTCGTGAAGGCGCTCGATCCACTCACGCAGGCGGGCATCGAGGTGGACATCCTCCAACTGGCGCCGATCGCGCTGGCGAACATGGTGATGTTCGACCAACTCCCCGACCCGGCGACCATCGATCCCGACAAGCCGCCGCAGTCGATCGTGCTCGTCGCCACGGGGGTCGATTCGACCGATGTCGTCGTCACCAACGGGCTGCGGATCTGGCAGCGGAGCATGCCGATCGGGGGCAGCACCTTCAGCCGGGCCCTCGTCAAAGACCTGAAGCTGACCTTCGGCAAGGCGGAGCACCTGAAGCGGAACGCCGTGCGGGCCGAGGATCCCAAGGCGGTGTTCAAGGCCATGCGGCCGGTGTTCGGCGAGTTCGCCTCGGAACTGCAGCGCTCGTTGAACTACTTCACCGGCGCCGACCGCGGCGCCACGATCGGCAAGGTGCTCCTGCTCGGCAACACGACCAAGCTCCGCGGGCTCTCCGAGTATGTCGCAAAGCAGCTGCAGCTCGACGTCCAACGGCTGGAAAAGTTCAACCACCTCACCGGCCAGGCGGTGCTGGCGGCGCCCGCCTTCCGGGAGAACCGGCTCGCCTTCGGCACCGCCTACGGACTCGCTCTCCAGGCGGCCGGGATGGCGGCGCTGCGAACGAACCTGCTCCCGCCGGCGATCGCCGTGGACCGGATGGTGGAGGCGAAGAAGCCGGCGATGCTCGCGGGCGCGATCGGACTCGTCGTCGCGGCGCTGTTCTGCTTCGCCGGTTCCTACGTCGCCTGGGAGAGCTACCTGCCCGTCCACTTCACGCCGGTCTTCGCCAAGGCCGCCGAGGTCACGCGAACGTCCCAGGAGGCGATCGGGGCGTTCGATTCGGCCCGGGAGGAATTGCGGCGGACGATCGGACAGCAGCGACCGCTGATCGAACTCCAGGGCCGTCGCGCCCAGACGCTCGACATGTACCGGGCCGTGATGGCGGTCCTGCCACGTGACAACCTGGCTGCGGAGAACCCGGCGGACCGGATCCAGTTGCACATCGACAGCCTGGACTGCGAATACCACGCCGACCTGCAAGCCTGGTTCGCCGGCGTCAGGCGGGCCTGGGACAAGACCGAGGACTGGGCACGGACCGACGGCAACGCGGCCGCCCCGGCACCCGCGCCGGCCGCGCCCGCGCCGGCCACGCCCGACGCGGGGATCGGCCAACCCCCCGCGCCGGCCGGGCCCGTGGGGCCAGGCTGGATCGTCGAGGTTCGCGGCCACCACTTCCGCAACGAACAGCGGCACAAGCCGAAGGATGGCGAGAACTTCGTCCATTCCACGCTCATCCGCGGGCTGCTCGGCCGACAGAACGGAGTCCGGGTGCGGATGTCCACCGGCAAGGGCAGCCAGGAGGTGTCAATCGCGGATCTCGGCATCGGCTTTCCGGTCGTCGTCGAAGCGGAGCAGCCGAAGACCGTCGAGGTCGCCAAGCCGAAGCCGGGCATGGCGGCCAGTGGCGGGACGGAAAAAATCAAGCTCGAAGAGATGCGATTCAAGGTGCAGTTCGCCTGGCAGCCGACGGTTCCCGGTCTGTCGCCTCCTCCGGTCCCGCAGCCGAACTGA
- the cmk gene encoding cytidylate kinase translates to MIITLDGPAGAGKSSAARALAARLGWCYMDTGAMYRAIALESLDRGIPLDDAGAVAALAESVAIEFRDGRVLVDGRDVSVEIRTERITRATRPVADAAPVREAMKRIQRRMAQGIDVVTEGRDQGSVVFPQAEVKVFVTASAEERARRRHAEEVGRGNGMTFAEVLTAQAARDEGDRSRTVGPMRAADDAVILETDGLTRDDVVARLVSLVEARRRGDAGP, encoded by the coding sequence ATGATCATCACGCTCGACGGTCCCGCCGGCGCCGGCAAGAGCTCGGCGGCGCGGGCGCTCGCCGCCCGGCTCGGCTGGTGCTACATGGACACCGGGGCGATGTACCGGGCGATCGCGCTGGAGTCCCTCGACCGCGGCATCCCCCTCGACGATGCCGGCGCGGTCGCGGCCCTCGCCGAGTCGGTGGCGATCGAGTTTCGCGACGGCCGCGTGCTCGTGGATGGCCGCGACGTGTCCGTCGAGATCCGCACCGAGCGGATCACCCGCGCCACCCGGCCGGTGGCCGACGCGGCGCCGGTCCGCGAGGCGATGAAGCGCATTCAGCGCCGGATGGCGCAGGGGATCGACGTGGTCACCGAGGGGCGCGACCAGGGCTCGGTGGTGTTTCCACAGGCCGAGGTCAAGGTCTTCGTGACCGCCTCGGCGGAGGAGCGGGCTCGGCGTCGGCACGCCGAGGAAGTCGGGCGCGGCAACGGCATGACGTTCGCCGAGGTGCTCACGGCCCAGGCTGCCCGCGACGAGGGGGACCGGTCGCGGACCGTGGGGCCGATGCGGGCGGCGGACGATGCCGTGATCCTCGAGACCGACGGCCTGACGCGCGACGACGTCGTCGCCCGGCTCGTGTCCCTCGTCGAGGCGCGTCGGCGCGGGGACGCGGGGCCATGA